The Syngnathus acus chromosome 12, fSynAcu1.2, whole genome shotgun sequence genome contains the following window.
GGCTTCGGGGTGCTCGTCGAGTAAAGATGAAGTTCATCCATTTCCAAATCAATATGAATGTTGATCCACAGCAAATTATGCAATGGATTGCGCTTGAATTAATTTTGACCCAGAACTTtaaagtgtgcgtgtgtcgaTGTGTAACGCAACGACGGAAACTGCTCGATGAGCACCCTTAACGATGGTGTCAGTCAATTGAATCCCTCGTGGAATACATCAAAAGtagcttgagaaaaaaaaaatccattaagGTACCACTGTCTTAAAATCTGATCCATAAGCGTGGTATCATTTATGTATGTCCAAAAATTATGATGCAACAGAAGAGCGCCTCCTCacgttcatttattttattgttttgattcGGCGGCAGCGAACCGGCAAGCGTCACGGTGACGTCACGTATCAAACTAAACCTCTTCCTGTTGcgacattgttgttgtttgccgTTTGCGACGTGCACGCTGGCTCTGCTGGCGGTTCCCCTCAGCTGTCGCGACGGGCAAGTGGAGCTGCGTTTCAGAAACTCATCAGGTttctttgtctgtctgtctgtctctgtcttgTAGCGGCTCACTCGAGCATAGCTTAGTTTAGCTTAGCTAGCTCTTAGCTCCCGTTTTGCGCTCCGGATCAGCCGCTGGAGATTGGAACGTTGAGACATGGCCCAGCGCCGAGGAGTCCTCAGTCTGCAGTTCAACCAGGACCACAGTAAGGAAGAGAAGCTTCTCACATGACGTCAGCACCTCAACATTTCACACTCTGCAAGGAGATAGTGCTTGTAACGCGCTTTCAGCCAGTCTTTGCAGGCTCGAGCAATGTTTCAAAGATAATTTGATCAACATGCGACGGGCATTTTTTGCCAGATCGCTCCAAAATCTTTTGCAATGTGCCCCCTACTCGTCCATCCGCAGAACAGGTATCGCTGTAGCCTAGCCCGGCTGTCTTTGGGCAAGGACGGGAAACCAAGTAGACAACGGGCCATTCCCACAGACGGACAATTTAGGCCGAGAGTCCTGAACGCCGCACGCCATGTTGAAAATGCATGGCCGGATTGGAGATGTGACAGTCGTTGCTTTGCTTTCAGGTTGTTTCTGCTGCTCCATGGAGTCTGGCGTGCGCATTTACAATGTGGAGCCTTTGATGGAGAAGGGCCACCTGGGTGAGCGTCTTGCTGCTCGGCGCCGGCCGAGCGCCTGCTAACGCCGTCTGCTTTGCAGATCACGAGCAGGTGGGCAGCGTGGCGTTGTGCTCCATGCTGCATCGCTCCAACCTGCTGGCCGTGGTCGGGGGCGGAGTCAGCCCCAAGTTCTCTGAGATATCCGGTGGGTGCCTTTTGAATTGGGCGAGCATGACCATGAAGCCAACCGGCGTGACTTTTCAGTGCTGATCTGGGATGACGCGTGCGATTCCCGAGACGCCAAAGACAAGCTGGTCCTGGAGTTCACCTTCACCAAGCCGGTGCTGGCGGTCCGGATGCGACACGACAAGTGAGTGGCGGCGGCTCGCTAAACTGGCCGAGAGGAGCGCAAACGTTGAAGGCAAACAAATTGGCGGGCTGCCTCCTCCCAGGATCGTCATGGTGTTGAAGAACAGGATCTACGTGTACAGCTTTcctgacaagccgctcaagcTCTTTGAGTTTGATACGCGCGACAACCCCAAAGGTGAGCGAGTGAGCCAGCGAGCGCTCGGCCAGTCAGTCGCGCGGCTTCCTTTTATTAGCGTCTGCTTTTCCGCCAGGTCTGTGCGACTTGTGTCCGAGTCTGGACAAGCAGCTGCTGGTTTTCCCGGGACACAAATGTGGAAGTCTGCAGCTGGCGGTAAATTGCCCCTCCCACTTCCAAGTGTACGCAGGAGAGCCTGCTTCGCCGTCATTAGTCCGCTCCCGCCCTCCAGGACCTGTCCAACAGCAAGCCCGGGACGTCGTCGGCGCCGTTCACCATCAACGCGCACCAGAGCGAGATCGCCTGCCTGGCGCTCAACCAGCCGGGAAGCGTGGCCGCCTCGGCCTCTCGCAAGGGGACGCTCATACGGCTCTTTGACACCAGCAGCCGCGACAAACTGGTCGAGCTGCGGCGAGGCACCGACCCCGCCACGCTCTACTGGtaagccccccccccggccttttttttttttatatatatatatataaattgtcGGTTTGCTCACCGCTGACCATGTCCCGTCCCCGCACCTGCACAGCCTCAACTTCAGTCACGACTCGTCCTTCTTGTGCGCATCCAGTGACAAAGGGACGGTCCACATCTTCGCCCTGAAAGACACCAAACTTAACCGCCGCTCCGCGTAAGGCCGCCGCCCCGCTCCCTCGCCCACTCCCTCCTTAACGTGCGTGTGCGCCTGCCAGGTTGGCGCGCGTGGGCAAGGTGGGCCCCGTCATCGGCCAGTACGTGGACAGCCAGTGGTCGCTGGCCAGCTTCACCGTGCCCGCCGAGTGCGCCTGCATCTGCGCCTTCGGGAAGAACACATCCAAGAACGTCAACTCCGTCATTGGTCCGAGGGAGGGGTCGTCGTTTGCTGCGCACCGGCCACATTTCGCCACTAACATTTCCTCTGCTCTTTATGGCAGCCATCTGCGTGGACGGCACCTTCCACAAGTACGTCTTCACGCCCGACGGAAACTGCAACCGAGAAGCCTTTGACGTCTACTTGGACATTTGCAACGACGACGACTTTTGATCCAGGACGGAAGGAAACGGGCAAGGACCCAAGGAAGAAACGGCAGGACACTTCAGGTGAAGCCAGGTGTCACCTTTTGCGGTTCGGCAGGTCCGTCACACGCCTGCGATTGCATTTGTACTTTGACAC
Protein-coding sequences here:
- the wdr45 gene encoding WD repeat domain phosphoinositide-interacting protein 4; translation: MAQRRGVLSLQFNQDHSCFCCSMESGVRIYNVEPLMEKGHLDHEQVGSVALCSMLHRSNLLAVVGGGVSPKFSEISVLIWDDACDSRDAKDKLVLEFTFTKPVLAVRMRHDKIVMVLKNRIYVYSFPDKPLKLFEFDTRDNPKGLCDLCPSLDKQLLVFPGHKCGSLQLADLSNSKPGTSSAPFTINAHQSEIACLALNQPGSVAASASRKGTLIRLFDTSSRDKLVELRRGTDPATLYCLNFSHDSSFLCASSDKGTVHIFALKDTKLNRRSALARVGKVGPVIGQYVDSQWSLASFTVPAECACICAFGKNTSKNVNSVIAICVDGTFHKYVFTPDGNCNREAFDVYLDICNDDDF